One Gemmatimonadota bacterium genomic region harbors:
- a CDS encoding 4'-phosphopantetheinyl transferase superfamily protein, with the protein MNGDGPRDDAMWRTAPSGAAWRLDPGQIHLWRASLDLPPARVRELERFLSPDELARAKRFVARSVRGRYTTARAVLRNILARYVSATPEDLRFSYTEYGKPDLAHPATSIRFNVSHSHDLAVYALTTGQSVGVDVEYLHRRAIVDRLKIAYRFFSDREYNALASMPPWRRDQAFLACWTRKEAVVKAIGQGLSCPLDQFDVTVDPGDPAELLATRWDVSDAQHWSMASVDPGPDYIGAMAVKNRDIRLCFWQWDHAQFE; encoded by the coding sequence ATGAACGGTGACGGCCCCAGGGACGATGCGATGTGGCGGACGGCGCCCTCCGGCGCGGCGTGGCGGCTGGACCCCGGCCAGATCCATCTCTGGCGCGCTTCACTCGATCTGCCGCCAGCGCGGGTCCGGGAGCTGGAGCGCTTCCTTTCCCCTGACGAACTGGCCCGGGCGAAGCGTTTCGTCGCGCGCAGCGTGCGGGGACGTTACACCACGGCCCGTGCCGTCCTGCGAAACATCCTGGCGCGGTACGTTTCCGCAACCCCGGAAGACCTGCGTTTCAGCTACACCGAGTACGGGAAGCCCGACCTCGCCCATCCCGCGACGTCCATCCGGTTCAACGTATCCCATTCCCACGACCTGGCCGTTTACGCGCTGACCACCGGACAGTCCGTGGGGGTCGACGTGGAATACCTGCACCGACGCGCGATCGTGGACCGGCTGAAGATCGCCTACCGTTTTTTCTCCGACCGGGAATATAACGCCCTGGCGTCCATGCCGCCGTGGCGACGCGACCAGGCCTTCCTGGCATGCTGGACGCGGAAGGAAGCCGTCGTCAAAGCCATCGGCCAGGGCCTTTCCTGTCCCCTCGACCAGTTCGACGTCACCGTCGATCCCGGCGATCCGGCCGAACTGCTAGCCACGCGCTGGGACGTCTCGGACGCGCAGCACTGGTCCATGGCGTCCGTCGATCCCGGCCCGGACTATATCGGGGCGATGGCCGTGAAAAACCGGGACATTCGTCTCTGTTTCTGGCAGTGGGACCATGCGCAGTTCGAATGA
- the dgoD gene encoding galactonate dehydratase: MKIASVEQFFPRHRTRLVKITTDTGLDGWGETTLEGKPESVEGAVRELADYLVGKDPLRIEHHWQHMYRSAFFRGGAILMTAISGVDQALWDIAGKHYGVPVYKLLGGAVRDRIRVYAHWGIGNLSDETQAAARERLDMLLGSGYTAFKTGPGGKWRGHEPPAAIDEFVECAYLMREWVGPEVELAFDFHGKMTPALAIEVCHEIKDMRPMFVEEPVPQENVDALKLVSDHVTFPIATGERLLSRWEFRQVFEKQAAAYIQPDGSHAGGITELKKIANMAEVYYIHVLPHCAIGPVAFTSCMHVDAVIPNFLAQEQVDWALGGDILTENWKVVDGHVELPDRPGLGIEIDEKAVSDRATYQEELGGEHFYETDGSVADW, from the coding sequence ATGAAAATCGCTTCCGTCGAACAGTTCTTTCCCCGCCACCGTACCCGGCTCGTCAAGATCACCACGGACACGGGGCTGGACGGCTGGGGCGAGACCACGCTCGAAGGAAAGCCCGAGAGCGTGGAAGGCGCGGTCAGGGAGCTCGCGGACTACCTGGTCGGCAAGGACCCCCTGCGCATCGAGCACCACTGGCAGCACATGTACCGGTCGGCCTTCTTCCGGGGCGGAGCCATCCTCATGACCGCCATATCCGGTGTCGACCAGGCGCTCTGGGATATCGCCGGGAAGCACTACGGCGTACCGGTCTATAAACTCCTGGGCGGCGCCGTCCGGGACCGTATCCGCGTCTACGCCCACTGGGGCATCGGGAATCTCTCCGATGAAACCCAGGCTGCGGCGAGGGAACGGCTGGACATGCTGCTCGGAAGCGGCTATACGGCCTTCAAGACCGGCCCCGGGGGCAAGTGGCGCGGCCATGAGCCGCCGGCTGCCATCGACGAATTCGTCGAATGCGCGTATCTCATGCGGGAATGGGTGGGCCCCGAAGTGGAACTCGCCTTCGACTTTCACGGCAAGATGACCCCCGCCCTGGCCATCGAGGTCTGCCACGAGATCAAGGACATGCGGCCCATGTTCGTGGAGGAGCCGGTGCCCCAGGAAAACGTGGACGCCCTGAAGCTCGTTTCGGATCACGTCACCTTCCCCATCGCCACGGGCGAACGGCTGCTCAGCCGCTGGGAATTCCGCCAGGTCTTCGAGAAACAGGCCGCGGCCTACATCCAGCCGGACGGTTCCCACGCCGGGGGCATCACCGAACTCAAGAAGATCGCCAACATGGCGGAGGTTTATTACATCCACGTCCTCCCCCATTGCGCCATCGGCCCCGTAGCCTTCACGTCCTGCATGCACGTGGACGCCGTGATTCCGAACTTCCTCGCCCAGGAGCAGGTCGACTGGGCGCTCGGCGGAGATATTTTGACGGAGAACTGGAAGGTCGTCGACGGGCATGTCGAACTGCCCGACAGGCCGGGACTGGGTATCGAGATCGACGAGAAGGCCGTAAGCGACCGGGCGACGTACCAGGAAGAACTCGGCGGCGAACACTTCTATGAAACGGACGGCAGCGTGGCCGACTGGTAA
- a CDS encoding c-type cytochrome, which translates to MKRIIPVIAACFVMTVLLDVSVDAQRAPKNVQVLTDLSTREIRDYMKSVSSGIGEKCVYCHNLKDYSSDEKETKLIGREFIKLVEQVNEQVAAINKNVMNKENLQPVTCYTCHAGELAIISED; encoded by the coding sequence ATGAAACGGATCATACCGGTGATTGCCGCGTGCTTCGTGATGACGGTCCTCCTCGACGTAAGCGTGGACGCCCAGCGCGCCCCCAAGAACGTCCAGGTCCTGACGGATCTCTCCACCCGGGAAATCCGCGACTACATGAAGTCGGTCAGCAGCGGCATAGGGGAGAAGTGTGTCTACTGTCACAATTTGAAAGACTATTCCAGCGACGAAAAGGAAACCAAGTTGATCGGACGCGAGTTCATCAAACTCGTCGAGCAGGTCAACGAGCAGGTTGCGGCCATCAACAAGAACGTCATGAACAAAGAGAACCTGCAACCCGTAACCTGTTATACCTGCCACGCCGGTGAACTCGCCATCATATCCGAGGACTAG
- a CDS encoding DUF4412 domain-containing protein, with product MLLANPEPAGVKETVTRYAAISVLLGLLLPAVASARPAGNSFEGNLHFNVEFNGGDMQDRARVAMLVPESYRLYFKGDQTKILMRGGMIGLTMGEVVINGSTGRGYVISHMNSKAYEIVADPNLGERVAPVIVEENETISIAGYECRKYRVTRTDPSGTMIQYMWVTDSIQLDLAATLGGALKDTMPFWTEGLAGFPLKITTSFPGTSMTMTLTATEVNPQAVDPSIFVVPAGYAIESIDPGQIFGR from the coding sequence ATGCTCCTCGCAAACCCTGAACCTGCCGGGGTCAAAGAAACCGTGACAAGATACGCCGCGATCTCAGTGCTTCTGGGCCTCCTCCTGCCGGCCGTCGCCTCGGCCCGTCCAGCCGGGAACAGCTTCGAGGGAAACCTCCATTTCAACGTGGAGTTCAATGGCGGCGACATGCAGGACCGGGCCCGGGTAGCCATGCTGGTGCCGGAGTCGTACAGGCTCTACTTCAAGGGCGACCAGACGAAGATCCTCATGCGGGGCGGCATGATAGGCCTGACGATGGGCGAAGTCGTGATCAACGGGTCGACGGGCCGCGGATACGTCATCAGCCACATGAACAGCAAGGCCTACGAGATCGTCGCGGACCCGAACCTCGGCGAACGGGTGGCGCCGGTCATCGTCGAGGAAAACGAAACGATCTCCATAGCCGGCTACGAATGCAGAAAATACAGGGTCACCCGTACCGATCCGTCCGGCACGATGATTCAGTACATGTGGGTCACCGATTCGATTCAATTGGACCTGGCCGCTACGCTGGGGGGCGCCTTAAAGGATACCATGCCTTTCTGGACCGAGGGCCTGGCCGGCTTTCCACTCAAAATCACCACTTCGTTCCCCGGTACGTCCATGACCATGACCCTGACGGCGACCGAGGTGAACCCCCAGGCCGTCGACCCATCGATATTCGTCGTCCCGGCCGGATACGCTATTGAATCCATCGATCCGGGGCAGATCTTCGGCAGATGA
- a CDS encoding amidohydrolase: protein MLRPMTAALRSTTAALFLPPALFLLPALLLLPALALLPGCSQSPEPATLVVRDARVWTGQPDLPWAEAAAVSDDRILAVGSNEDIGPLINSETRVIEGAGRLVTPGFIDTHVHFISGGFNLSSVQLRDAPTPQAFIDRIAEFARGLEPGVWILGGDWDHEQWGGELPRRDWIDSVTTDNPVWVNRLDGHMALANTAALTAAGVTRETEEIDGGTIERYEDGEPAGILKDNAMYLVDRVVPEAPEELKDRALDAAMAYVAAQGVTSVHDMGSWSNVAVFERARNEGRMKTRIYAAIPLWDWQKLSDRVAESGTGDEWVRLGGLKGFVDGSLGSHTAAFMEPFTDAPDDTGLLISTEEDLYAWTSGADGAGLHVMVHAIGDRAIRMQLDIFERVAAENGPRDRRFRIEHAQHIAPDDIARFAALEIIPSMQPYHAIDDGRWAEKVIGPERIKTTYAFRSLLDSGARLALGSDWSVAPATPIEGIYAAVTRRTLDDLNPGGWVPEQKITVEEALRGYTIDAAYASYEEDVKGSLEPGKLADFVILDRDLTTMPPEEIRDAKVDLTVVGGNIVYER, encoded by the coding sequence ATGTTAAGACCCATGACCGCGGCGTTAAGGTCTACAACCGCGGCGCTTTTTCTGCCGCCGGCGCTTTTTCTGCTGCCGGCGCTGCTCCTGCTGCCGGCGCTGGCCCTGCTGCCTGGCTGCTCGCAATCTCCCGAGCCGGCCACGCTGGTCGTCCGGGACGCCCGCGTGTGGACCGGGCAGCCGGACCTGCCCTGGGCCGAGGCCGCGGCCGTGTCGGACGACCGCATACTGGCGGTGGGCAGTAACGAAGACATCGGACCGCTGATCAACAGTGAGACGCGGGTGATCGAAGGCGCCGGCCGCCTCGTTACCCCGGGCTTCATCGACACCCACGTGCACTTCATATCGGGCGGGTTCAACCTGTCGTCCGTCCAGTTGCGGGACGCGCCGACCCCGCAGGCGTTCATCGACCGCATCGCCGAATTCGCCCGGGGACTGGAGCCGGGCGTCTGGATTCTCGGCGGCGACTGGGACCACGAACAGTGGGGCGGAGAATTGCCTCGCCGGGACTGGATCGATTCGGTCACGACGGACAACCCGGTCTGGGTCAACCGGCTCGACGGACACATGGCCCTGGCCAATACGGCCGCGCTGACCGCCGCGGGGGTGACGCGGGAAACAGAGGAGATTGACGGCGGCACCATCGAAAGGTACGAAGACGGCGAACCCGCGGGCATCCTGAAGGACAACGCCATGTATCTCGTCGACCGGGTCGTTCCCGAAGCGCCGGAAGAACTGAAGGACCGCGCTTTGGACGCCGCGATGGCGTACGTGGCGGCCCAGGGGGTCACCTCCGTCCACGACATGGGCTCGTGGAGCAACGTGGCAGTCTTCGAACGGGCGCGCAACGAAGGCCGGATGAAGACCCGCATCTACGCCGCCATACCGCTGTGGGACTGGCAAAAACTCTCGGACAGAGTGGCGGAAAGCGGGACGGGAGACGAGTGGGTCCGGCTGGGCGGCCTCAAGGGGTTTGTGGACGGCTCGCTGGGATCCCACACGGCCGCCTTCATGGAACCCTTTACCGACGCGCCGGACGATACGGGCCTGCTCATCAGCACCGAAGAAGACCTGTACGCCTGGACCTCCGGCGCCGACGGGGCCGGTCTTCACGTGATGGTCCACGCCATCGGCGACCGGGCCATCCGGATGCAACTCGATATCTTCGAACGCGTGGCGGCGGAGAACGGTCCCCGGGACCGCCGCTTCCGCATCGAGCACGCCCAGCACATCGCGCCGGACGACATCGCGCGGTTCGCCGCCCTCGAGATCATCCCCAGCATGCAGCCCTACCACGCCATCGACGACGGCAGGTGGGCGGAAAAGGTCATCGGCCCGGAGCGGATCAAGACGACCTACGCCTTCCGGTCGCTGCTGGACTCCGGCGCGCGGCTCGCCCTGGGCAGCGACTGGTCCGTGGCGCCGGCGACGCCGATCGAGGGGATCTACGCGGCGGTTACGCGCCGGACGCTGGACGACCTGAATCCCGGCGGATGGGTACCGGAGCAGAAGATCACCGTGGAGGAAGCCCTGCGCGGCTACACCATCGACGCGGCGTACGCCTCCTACGAGGAAGACGTCAAGGGCTCGCTGGAACCCGGCAAGCTCGCGGATTTCGTGATTCTGGACCGGGACCTGACCACCATGCCTCCCGAAGAGATCCGGGACGCGAAGGTGGATCTGACCGTAGTCGGCGGCAACATCGTATATGAACGGTGA